The Metabacillus sediminilitoris genome window below encodes:
- a CDS encoding DNA alkylation repair protein produces the protein MDLEMVMEELEALGKERTKKTYISNGAHDPLFGVATGAMKPLAKKLKNNQPLAEQLYATGNYDAMYFAGIIADPPTMTEADFERWIDAAYFYMLSDYVVAVTLAETDIAQAVADKWIASGEELRMSAGWSCYCWLLGNRPDAEFSASKIASMLDLVENTIHDSPDRTKSAMNNFIYTVGISYLPLHEKAVETAKTVGPVEIRRDKKKSSILLASENIQKEIDRGKLGFKRKYVRC, from the coding sequence ATGGATCTCGAAATGGTAATGGAGGAACTGGAAGCGCTCGGCAAGGAACGAACTAAAAAGACCTACATAAGCAATGGTGCACACGATCCGCTTTTTGGGGTGGCTACAGGAGCAATGAAGCCGCTTGCAAAGAAACTGAAGAACAATCAGCCATTAGCAGAGCAGCTTTATGCCACCGGGAACTACGATGCCATGTATTTTGCCGGCATCATTGCCGATCCACCGACAATGACTGAGGCGGATTTTGAGCGTTGGATAGATGCGGCGTATTTTTATATGCTGTCAGATTATGTGGTTGCAGTAACTTTGGCTGAAACCGATATTGCTCAAGCTGTTGCCGATAAATGGATCGCAAGCGGTGAAGAACTTAGAATGTCGGCAGGCTGGAGCTGTTACTGCTGGCTTTTGGGTAATCGCCCGGACGCTGAATTTAGCGCCAGCAAGATTGCCAGTATGCTTGATCTGGTGGAAAATACGATTCATGATTCCCCAGATCGAACAAAATCCGCTATGAATAATTTTATTTACACAGTCGGGATATCCTATTTGCCACTCCATGAAAAGGCGGTTGAAACCGCAAAGACAGTTGGACCAGTTGAAATCAGGCGAGACAAGAAAAAAAGCAGTATTCTACTTGCTTCCGAAAATATCCAAAAGGAAATAGATAGAGGGAAGCTTGGTTTCAAACGCAAATATGTTAGGTGTTAG